A single window of Salvia splendens isolate huo1 chromosome 6, SspV2, whole genome shotgun sequence DNA harbors:
- the LOC121808864 gene encoding uncharacterized protein LOC121808864 has protein sequence MGHQNHQDHQSKVFYELSALVLNIIRSPPTADHHSPRQRWDAISFQSMTPAGFASLLLGISLSLMLCGSVRFYLGFMLMPWVLGLVVFLYFVGIVSSISMIGRAILCHNPAPPSPTKEIPCDYCCQFCSDFGSRFN, from the coding sequence ATGGGCCACCAAAACCACCAGGATCACCAATCCAAGGTCTTCTACGAGCTCTCCGCTCTAGTCTTGAACATCATTCGCTCGCCGCCCACCGCCGACCACCACTCTCCGCGGCAGAGGTGGGACGCCATCTCCTTCCAGAGCATGACGCCGGCGGGATTCGCCTCCCTGCTCCTCGGGATCTCGCTCTCGCTCATGCTCTGTGGATCGGTCAGGTTTTACTTAGGTTTTATGTTGATGCCTTGGGTTCTTGGATTGGTTGTGTTCTTGTATTTTGTGGGGATTGTTTCCAGCATTTCGATGATTGGGAGAGCCATTCTCTGTCATAATCCCGCGCCTCCTTCGCCCACCAAGGAGATTCCTTGTGACTATTGCTGCCAATTTTGCTCCGATTTTGGTTCAAGATTCAATTAG
- the LOC121806957 gene encoding WUSCHEL-related homeobox 11-like, which yields MEDATASRQQQQQQQGEAAEQPVRSRWTPKPEQILILETIFNSGMVNPPKDETVRIRKLLEKFGSVADANVFYWFQNRRSRSRRRQRQVQASLSAADHPSEIRYDHTFSPNPLSYPMPNSGSSSSSSSSFGLEGHNSGCGIGLSGYPGLMQDFEQSPIFCHSQNQSLVVGGGAEMMTVFVNGVATEVGRGPVDVKAMFGGDFVVYHSSGLAVEMNEYGIVMQGLQHGESYFLVNS from the exons ATGGAAGACGCCACCGCTTCacggcagcagcagcagcagcagcagggCGAGGCCGCGGAGCAGCCGGTTCGGTCGCGGTGGACGCCGAAGCCGGAGCAAATCCTGATCCTGGAGACCATCTTCAACAGCGGCATGGTCAACCCTCCCAAAGACGAGACCGTCCGCATCCGGAAGCTTCTAGAGAAGTTCGGCTCCGTCGCCGACGCCAACGTCTTCTACTGGTTCCAGAACCGCCGCTCCCGCTCCCGCCGCCGCCAGCGCCAGGTCCAGGCCTCCCTCTCCGCCGCCGACCACCCCTCCGAAATCCGCTACGACCACACCTTCTCCCCCAATCCCCTCTCCTACCCCATGCCCAATTcgggctcctcctcctcctcatcgtcCTCTTTCGGGCTCGAGGGTCATAATTCGGGCTGTGGtatcgggttgtcgggttaccCCGGGCTTATGCAGGATTTTGAGCAAAGCCCCATTTTCTGCCACTCACAAAATCAATCTC TTGTTGTTGGTGGTGGTGCAGAAATGATGACGGTGTTCGTGAACGGGGTGGCGACGGAGGTGGGGAGAGGGCCGGTGGATGTGAAAGCGATGTTTGGGGGGGATTTTGTGGTGTATCATTCGTCGGGATTGGCGGTGGAGATGAACGAATACGGAATTGTGATGCAGGGTTTACAGCACGGTGAAAGCTACTTTCTGGTAAATTCTTAG